A genomic segment from Blastococcus sp. PRF04-17 encodes:
- a CDS encoding response regulator transcription factor gives MNSLRSTVTAFPKGQSASGAARSRARAMLLVVDPDPGAAALLEDTGHRLDVRICTSAAEALLIAGATSPDVVLLRADTADVPAPTVVELLDRCCDIPVIVAVDAEHSELAGAALDAGAVACVPRPYRAPRLVSLVSALLPATREDETVRCGQLELSPDAGTVRLRGALVALPPQEFRLLHFLMAHEGRVVSQLELWEAVWSRTAPSASNTVSVHVRRLRRRLGDDLHRPRLITTVGRSGYLLQGPAD, from the coding sequence ATGAACAGCCTGCGGTCGACGGTGACGGCGTTCCCGAAGGGCCAGTCGGCCTCGGGCGCCGCGAGGTCACGGGCACGCGCAATGCTGCTGGTGGTCGACCCCGACCCCGGGGCGGCCGCCCTGCTCGAGGACACCGGTCATCGGCTCGATGTGCGGATCTGCACGTCGGCCGCCGAAGCGCTCCTGATCGCCGGGGCGACGAGCCCCGACGTCGTCCTCCTGCGTGCGGACACGGCGGACGTGCCAGCGCCCACCGTGGTGGAACTGCTCGACCGCTGCTGCGACATCCCGGTGATCGTGGCGGTGGACGCCGAGCACTCGGAGCTCGCGGGCGCTGCCCTCGACGCCGGCGCGGTCGCTTGTGTTCCCCGGCCCTACCGGGCCCCCCGGCTCGTCTCCCTCGTGTCCGCCCTCCTGCCCGCCACCCGCGAGGACGAGACCGTCCGCTGCGGGCAGCTCGAACTCTCGCCCGACGCCGGCACGGTTCGGCTCCGCGGCGCGCTGGTGGCCCTGCCCCCGCAGGAGTTCCGGCTGCTCCATTTCCTCATGGCGCACGAGGGGCGCGTGGTGAGCCAGCTGGAGCTCTGGGAGGCCGTGTGGAGTCGCACCGCGCCGTCGGCGTCCAACACCGTCTCCGTGCACGTGCGCAGGCTCCGCCGCCGGCTCGGGGACGACCTCCATCGACCGCGGCTGATCACCACGGTGGGGCGTTCCGGCTACCTGCTGCAGGGGCCTGCCGACTGA
- the mshD gene encoding mycothiol synthase, which yields MSEQIDVPEVLSLLDAAAAADGVRPLSEDAELRLRNRSPGGHDVVVRDGSALAGYARLEDGVAELVVHPDLRRRGFGSTLLGRVLELAGPAPLSIWAHGDLPGSAALLGSRGFTRARVLLQMRMPLDDVDPAPPPGLPDDVHVEPFRPGRDEEAWLRVNARAFAWHPEQGRMSRADLELREAEPWFDPAGFLMAWRGDPDAGGELLGSHWTKVHPPGDAGPEAVGEVYVLGIDPDAQGMRLGRALTDLGLAHLRGRGLREVLLYVEEDNAAAVRLYEGRGFTRYAVDVAWTRPAAETTAP from the coding sequence GTGAGCGAGCAGATCGACGTCCCCGAGGTGCTGTCGCTGCTCGACGCGGCCGCGGCCGCCGACGGTGTGCGCCCCCTGTCGGAGGACGCCGAGCTGCGGCTGCGCAACCGCTCCCCCGGCGGTCACGACGTCGTCGTCCGGGACGGGTCCGCGCTGGCCGGCTACGCCCGGCTGGAGGACGGCGTGGCCGAGCTGGTCGTGCACCCGGATCTCCGCCGCCGGGGGTTCGGCAGCACCCTCCTCGGCCGCGTCCTGGAGCTGGCCGGTCCCGCTCCCCTGAGCATCTGGGCGCACGGCGACCTGCCCGGCTCGGCGGCGCTGCTGGGATCACGCGGCTTCACCCGCGCCCGCGTGCTGCTGCAGATGCGCATGCCGCTCGACGACGTCGACCCCGCCCCGCCACCCGGGTTGCCCGACGACGTGCACGTCGAGCCGTTCCGGCCGGGCCGGGACGAGGAGGCCTGGCTCCGGGTCAACGCCCGCGCGTTCGCCTGGCACCCGGAGCAGGGCCGGATGTCGCGGGCGGACCTGGAGCTGCGCGAGGCGGAGCCGTGGTTCGACCCCGCCGGCTTCCTCATGGCCTGGCGCGGGGATCCCGACGCAGGCGGCGAGCTGCTCGGCTCGCACTGGACGAAGGTCCACCCGCCCGGGGACGCCGGGCCGGAGGCCGTGGGCGAGGTCTACGTGCTCGGGATCGACCCCGATGCGCAGGGCATGCGCCTGGGCCGCGCGCTGACCGACCTCGGGCTGGCCCACCTGCGCGGCCGGGGGCTGCGCGAGGTGCTCCTCTACGTCGAGGAGGACAACGCGGCGGCCGTGCGGCTCTACGAGGGCCGGGGGTTCACCCGGTACGCCGTCGACGTCGCCTGGACGCGCCCGGCCGCTGAGACCACTGCCCCCTGA
- a CDS encoding winged helix-turn-helix domain-containing protein, giving the protein MRLVLMTAARQATTEVLPALGLLAHQVRVVAPELSSLLDGDSGDVVLVDARHDLIQARTLCGLLSSTGVAASLVAVLSEGGLVALSADWGVDDVLLDTAGPAEVDARLRWATARRLAAAAPTDSGERGVTQAGELVIDEHSYSAKLRGRPLDLTYKEFELLKYLAQHPGRVFSRAQLLQEIWGYDYFGGTRTVDVHVRRLRAKLGTEHEALIGTVRNVGYKLDQQVADATAKAARATTSEERADAELV; this is encoded by the coding sequence ATGCGACTCGTGCTCATGACGGCCGCCCGGCAGGCCACCACCGAGGTGCTGCCCGCGCTCGGGCTGCTGGCCCACCAGGTGCGCGTGGTGGCGCCCGAGCTGTCCAGCCTGCTCGACGGCGACTCGGGCGACGTCGTGCTCGTCGACGCCCGCCACGACCTCATCCAGGCCCGCACGCTCTGCGGCCTGCTCTCCTCCACCGGCGTGGCCGCCTCGCTGGTCGCCGTCCTTTCCGAGGGCGGCCTGGTCGCGCTGTCGGCGGACTGGGGTGTCGACGACGTGCTGCTCGACACCGCCGGCCCGGCCGAGGTCGACGCCCGGCTGAGGTGGGCGACCGCCCGACGCCTGGCCGCCGCGGCACCCACGGACAGCGGGGAGCGGGGCGTCACGCAGGCCGGCGAGCTGGTCATCGACGAGCACAGCTACTCAGCCAAGCTGCGCGGCCGGCCGCTCGACCTCACGTACAAGGAGTTCGAGCTGCTGAAGTACCTGGCGCAGCACCCCGGCCGGGTCTTCTCCCGGGCGCAGCTGCTCCAGGAGATCTGGGGCTACGACTACTTCGGCGGCACGCGGACCGTCGACGTCCACGTGCGGCGGCTGCGGGCCAAGCTCGGCACCGAGCACGAGGCGTTGATCGGCACGGTGCGCAACGTCGGCTACAAGCTCGACCAGCAGGTTGCCGACGCCACCGCCAAGGCGGCCCGGGCCACCACCTCGGAGGAGCGGGCCGACGCCGAACTGGTCTGA
- a CDS encoding TetR/AcrR family transcriptional regulator encodes MPNVRERVRAELTAEITDAARRQLAEVGAPALSLRAVAREVGMASSAIYRYFPSRDDLLTRLIIDGYDALGAAAEAADDPATAPAERWLAVCRAVRAWALAHPHEYALLYGSPVPGYSAPEDTVPAASRVGIVLGNILGEAARAGLLPDGSGERDPDLVSDDAVAVLGGEHPALDEAVRVRALLAWSSLYGTISFELFGHFVGSVEDGDRYFDRAMADLAGLIGL; translated from the coding sequence GTGCCGAACGTCCGCGAGCGGGTCCGCGCCGAGCTGACCGCCGAGATCACCGATGCCGCCCGCCGGCAGCTCGCCGAGGTCGGCGCGCCCGCCCTGTCGCTGCGGGCCGTCGCCCGGGAGGTCGGCATGGCGTCGTCCGCGATCTACCGGTACTTCCCCAGCCGCGACGACCTGCTGACCCGGCTGATCATCGACGGCTACGACGCCCTCGGCGCCGCCGCAGAGGCGGCCGACGACCCGGCAACGGCGCCCGCGGAGCGGTGGCTCGCGGTCTGCCGGGCGGTGCGGGCCTGGGCGCTGGCCCACCCGCACGAGTACGCGCTGCTCTACGGCTCCCCCGTGCCGGGCTACTCCGCTCCGGAGGACACGGTGCCCGCGGCGTCCCGCGTCGGCATCGTGCTCGGGAACATCCTGGGCGAGGCGGCGCGGGCCGGCCTGCTCCCCGACGGCTCCGGCGAGCGGGATCCCGACCTGGTCAGCGACGACGCCGTCGCCGTCCTGGGTGGGGAGCACCCGGCGCTCGACGAGGCGGTCCGCGTCCGGGCGCTGCTCGCCTGGAGCTCGCTGTACGGGACGATCAGCTTCGAGCTCTTCGGCCACTTCGTCGGATCGGTCGAGGACGGCGACCGCTACTTCGACCGGGCGATGGCCGATCTCGCCGGGCTCATCGGCCTCTGA
- a CDS encoding TlpA family protein disulfide reductase translates to MSGIGAGVLVAALVVSVVAAWWLRTRSGAVRAIGEGSVTTTVFQRLGVQPGAAALTVVQFSTAFCAPCRATKARLQQLQATRPSLAVVHVDAESHLDEVRELDVRRTPTLFYLDRDGRVLGRSSGAPQAEELTALVDAHTGATA, encoded by the coding sequence ATGAGCGGGATCGGAGCGGGCGTCCTCGTCGCGGCGCTGGTGGTCAGCGTCGTGGCGGCCTGGTGGCTGCGCACGCGCAGCGGAGCCGTCCGCGCGATCGGGGAGGGATCGGTGACGACGACGGTGTTCCAGCGGCTCGGCGTGCAGCCGGGCGCGGCCGCCCTCACCGTGGTCCAGTTCTCCACCGCGTTCTGCGCACCGTGCCGCGCGACGAAGGCCCGCCTGCAGCAGCTGCAGGCGACCCGGCCGTCGCTCGCGGTGGTGCACGTCGACGCCGAGAGCCACCTCGACGAGGTGCGCGAGCTGGATGTCCGCCGCACCCCGACGCTGTTCTACCTGGACCGGGACGGACGGGTCCTCGGGCGCAGCAGCGGCGCACCGCAGGCCGAGGAGCTGACCGCTCTCGTGGACGCCCATACGGGGGCGACCGCGTGA
- the pstA gene encoding phosphate ABC transporter permease PstA codes for MATIGQLAQAARPLRTERNGDRSPASIGFLVALWVALAFAVLTLVVLLVTSFIDALPRLDGALFTNYSSQVSPETAGARAAIIGSFWVIGATAVLAIPLGIAAAIYLEEFANPARWYNRLIEVNLQNLAAVPAIVYGMLTAGLALTIGLRRGVVLAGAIALALLILPVVIITTREALRAVPAEIRQGSLALGATPLQTVWRQTLPSGIPGIATGTILALSRALGEAAPLLLLGGLVFIRYDPDGLFSGFTTMPIQIFNWAGQPQVAFQQVAAAAIIVLLGMLLLMNALAIVIRNRYQRRW; via the coding sequence ATGGCCACCATCGGTCAGCTCGCCCAGGCCGCCCGCCCGCTCAGGACGGAGCGGAACGGCGATCGGAGCCCCGCGTCGATCGGCTTCCTGGTCGCCCTCTGGGTGGCCCTGGCCTTCGCGGTGCTGACGCTGGTGGTCTTGCTGGTCACCTCGTTCATCGATGCACTGCCGCGGCTGGACGGCGCCCTGTTCACCAACTACTCGTCGCAGGTCTCCCCGGAGACCGCGGGTGCTCGGGCGGCGATCATCGGATCCTTCTGGGTGATCGGTGCAACGGCCGTCCTGGCCATCCCGCTGGGCATCGCGGCGGCCATCTACCTCGAGGAGTTCGCCAATCCGGCGCGCTGGTACAACCGGCTGATCGAGGTGAACCTGCAGAACCTCGCGGCCGTGCCGGCCATCGTCTACGGCATGCTCACCGCGGGCCTGGCGCTCACCATCGGACTGCGACGGGGCGTCGTCCTCGCCGGGGCCATCGCCCTGGCCCTGCTGATCCTGCCGGTCGTCATCATCACGACCCGTGAAGCGCTGCGCGCGGTTCCAGCCGAGATCCGCCAGGGTTCGCTGGCGCTGGGCGCGACGCCGCTGCAGACGGTGTGGCGGCAGACCCTTCCGTCGGGAATCCCCGGTATCGCGACCGGGACGATCCTGGCGCTGTCACGGGCGCTCGGCGAGGCCGCCCCGCTGCTGCTGCTCGGCGGACTCGTGTTCATCCGCTACGACCCCGACGGACTGTTCTCGGGGTTCACGACGATGCCCATCCAGATCTTCAACTGGGCCGGTCAGCCACAGGTCGCCTTCCAGCAGGTCGCTGCGGCGGCGATCATCGTCCTGCTCGGCATGCTGCTCCTGATGAACGCCCTGGCCATCGTGATCCGCAACCGCTACCAGAGGCGCTGGTGA
- a CDS encoding NAD-dependent epimerase/dehydratase family protein has product MALHVIVGKGPVGTTTAEELLRRGHQVRVLSRSGGSSTADVEHRTVDATDAEALTAAARGAAAVYNAVNPAYHRWATDWPPVAAALLTAAERTGAVLVTMSNLYGYGRPTGPMTTGSPLAATDLKGRVRTRMWQEALTAHEAGRVRVTEARAADFVGPQVPADHSHLARQLPALRRGRHAWVVGDPDVRRSWAYLPDVAATLAVLGTDERAWGRAWHVPSAAPRTQREALGDLAAALGAPPAKVSGIPWGLLRAVGLVVPMMREVVAVRHQFDQEFVIDATATAQTFGLTATPWDEVVEATVRSAPVPA; this is encoded by the coding sequence ATGGCACTGCACGTGATCGTGGGCAAGGGCCCGGTCGGCACGACCACCGCCGAGGAGCTGCTGCGACGTGGTCACCAGGTGCGGGTGCTGTCCCGCAGCGGCGGCTCCTCGACGGCGGACGTCGAGCACCGGACGGTGGACGCCACGGACGCCGAGGCGCTCACGGCCGCCGCACGCGGGGCGGCAGCCGTCTACAACGCGGTCAACCCCGCGTATCACCGCTGGGCGACCGACTGGCCGCCGGTCGCGGCGGCGCTGCTGACCGCGGCGGAGCGGACCGGCGCCGTGCTCGTGACCATGTCCAACCTCTACGGCTACGGCCGCCCGACGGGTCCGATGACCACCGGCTCCCCGCTCGCCGCCACCGACCTGAAGGGCCGGGTGCGGACGCGGATGTGGCAGGAGGCGCTCACCGCGCACGAGGCGGGCCGGGTCCGGGTCACCGAGGCCCGCGCCGCCGACTTCGTCGGACCGCAGGTTCCGGCGGACCACTCGCACCTGGCCCGCCAGCTGCCGGCGCTGCGCAGGGGACGGCACGCCTGGGTGGTCGGCGACCCCGACGTGCGGCGGAGCTGGGCCTACCTGCCCGACGTCGCGGCCACCCTCGCGGTGCTCGGCACCGACGAGCGCGCATGGGGCCGCGCCTGGCACGTCCCGAGCGCCGCGCCGCGGACCCAGCGCGAGGCGCTGGGCGACCTCGCCGCCGCCCTCGGGGCGCCGCCCGCCAAGGTCAGCGGCATCCCCTGGGGGCTGCTTCGCGCCGTCGGACTCGTCGTGCCGATGATGCGCGAGGTCGTCGCCGTGCGGCACCAGTTCGACCAGGAGTTCGTCATCGACGCGACAGCTACGGCGCAGACGTTCGGCCTCACCGCCACCCCGTGGGACGAGGTCGTGGAGGCAACCGTCCGCAGTGCCCCCGTCCCGGCCTGA
- the pstB gene encoding phosphate ABC transporter ATP-binding protein PstB — translation MTSTQTSTAPAPAADTTSSDGGAPTNEPPRPHVEAQGGTGRFLPETPTPVIECENVDIYYGAFRAVNDVSLVYGRNEITAMIGPSGCGKSTVLRCLNRMNDLIPGARVTGRVAYHGQDMYGSDVDPIEVRRRIGMVFQKPNPFPKSIYDNVAYGPRVTGMKVESMDDLVEQALRGAALWDEVKDKLKQSAYGLSGGQQQRLCIARTIAVRPEVILMDEPCSALDPIATARIEDLMEDLRRDYTIIIVTHNMQQAARVADRTAFFTAQAAEGTGDRTGQLVEFDLTTKIFSNPADKRTEDYISGRFG, via the coding sequence ATGACCAGCACGCAGACCTCGACCGCGCCCGCGCCGGCCGCGGACACCACCTCCTCCGACGGCGGCGCGCCCACGAACGAGCCGCCCCGGCCCCATGTCGAGGCGCAGGGCGGTACGGGACGTTTCCTGCCGGAGACCCCGACCCCGGTCATCGAGTGCGAGAACGTCGACATCTACTACGGCGCCTTCCGTGCGGTGAACGACGTGTCGCTCGTGTACGGGCGCAACGAGATCACTGCGATGATCGGCCCGTCCGGATGTGGGAAGTCGACCGTGCTCCGGTGCCTGAACCGGATGAACGACCTCATCCCCGGCGCGCGGGTGACGGGGCGCGTGGCCTACCACGGGCAGGACATGTACGGCTCGGACGTGGATCCGATCGAGGTCCGGCGCCGGATCGGCATGGTCTTCCAGAAGCCCAACCCCTTCCCGAAGTCGATCTACGACAACGTCGCCTACGGTCCGCGGGTGACGGGCATGAAGGTCGAGTCGATGGACGACCTGGTCGAGCAGGCGCTGCGCGGGGCGGCGCTGTGGGACGAGGTCAAGGACAAGCTCAAGCAGTCCGCCTACGGGTTGTCCGGCGGTCAGCAGCAGCGCCTGTGCATCGCCCGCACGATCGCGGTGCGGCCCGAGGTGATCCTGATGGACGAGCCGTGCTCCGCGCTGGACCCGATCGCCACCGCGCGCATCGAGGACCTGATGGAGGACCTGCGCAGGGACTACACGATCATCATCGTGACCCACAACATGCAGCAGGCCGCCCGCGTGGCCGACCGGACGGCCTTCTTCACCGCGCAGGCGGCGGAGGGCACCGGCGACCGGACGGGCCAGCTGGTGGAGTTCGACCTGACCACGAAGATCTTCTCCAACCCCGCCGACAAGCGGACCGAGGACTACATCTCGGGCCGGTTCGGCTGA
- a CDS encoding PstC family ABC transporter permease, with amino-acid sequence MLAGIPSVVYGFFALAFVAPVILNDLLGLDVGTFSVLSAGLVLGIMIIPTVASLSEDAMSAVPDSLRQGSLALGANKMRTTLRVVFPAAVSGIAASIVLALSRAVGETMIVALAAGTQARMVSGPTEVGQTMTGFIAQTATGESTPGTLTYNTLFAVGLLLFLITFVVNMISIRLVRKFREAY; translated from the coding sequence GTGCTCGCCGGCATCCCGTCGGTGGTGTACGGGTTCTTCGCCCTCGCCTTCGTCGCCCCGGTCATCCTCAACGACCTCCTCGGTCTGGACGTCGGCACCTTCAGCGTGCTCTCGGCCGGCCTCGTCCTGGGCATCATGATCATCCCGACGGTGGCGTCCCTGTCCGAGGACGCGATGTCCGCCGTCCCGGATTCGCTGCGCCAGGGATCGCTCGCCCTCGGCGCCAACAAGATGCGCACGACGCTGCGCGTCGTGTTCCCGGCTGCCGTCTCGGGGATCGCGGCCTCCATCGTGCTGGCGTTGTCGCGCGCCGTCGGCGAGACGATGATCGTCGCCTTGGCCGCGGGCACCCAGGCCCGGATGGTGAGCGGGCCCACCGAGGTGGGGCAGACGATGACCGGCTTCATCGCCCAGACCGCGACGGGCGAGAGCACGCCCGGAACGCTGACCTACAACACGCTCTTCGCGGTGGGTCTGCTGCTCTTCCTCATCACGTTCGTGGTCAACATGATCAGCATCCGGCTGGTCCGTAAGTTCCGGGAGGCGTACTGA
- a CDS encoding sulfurtransferase has protein sequence MSRNDVLVTADWAQENLGTPGLVFVEVDEDTSAYDGGHLEGAVKLDWKKDLQDPLRRDFVDKSGFEKLLSERGISNDDTVILYGGNNNWFAAYAYWYFKLYGHRDVKLIDGGRKKWELDGRPLSKDPVERPATQYQAQDPDLSIRAFRDEVVSSIGSKNIIDVRSPDEFSGKILAPAHLPQEQAQRGGHVPTAKNIPWSKAANEDGTFKSDEELAKLYEEQGYDDSKATIAYCRIGERSSHTWFVLRELLGKPDVKNYDGSWVEYGSLVGVPIEK, from the coding sequence ATGAGCCGCAACGACGTGCTCGTCACCGCCGACTGGGCGCAGGAGAACCTGGGCACGCCCGGTCTCGTCTTCGTCGAGGTGGACGAGGACACCAGCGCCTACGACGGCGGCCACCTCGAGGGTGCCGTCAAGCTGGACTGGAAGAAGGACCTGCAGGACCCGCTGCGCCGCGACTTCGTCGACAAGTCCGGCTTCGAGAAGCTGCTGTCGGAGCGCGGCATCAGCAACGACGACACCGTGATCCTCTACGGCGGCAACAACAACTGGTTCGCCGCCTACGCGTACTGGTACTTCAAGCTCTACGGCCACCGGGACGTCAAGCTGATCGACGGTGGCCGCAAGAAGTGGGAGCTCGACGGCCGCCCGCTGTCGAAGGACCCGGTGGAGCGCCCGGCCACGCAGTACCAGGCCCAGGACCCGGACCTGTCGATCCGAGCCTTCCGCGACGAGGTCGTCTCCTCGATCGGGTCGAAGAACATCATCGACGTCCGCTCGCCCGACGAGTTCTCGGGAAAGATCCTCGCTCCTGCGCACCTGCCGCAGGAGCAGGCGCAGCGCGGCGGGCACGTGCCGACCGCGAAGAACATCCCGTGGAGCAAGGCGGCCAACGAGGACGGCACGTTCAAGAGCGACGAGGAGCTGGCCAAACTCTACGAGGAGCAGGGCTACGACGACAGCAAGGCGACCATCGCCTACTGCCGGATCGGTGAGCGCTCCAGCCACACCTGGTTCGTGCTGCGCGAGCTGCTCGGCAAGCCCGACGTCAAGAACTACGACGGCAGCTGGGTCGAGTACGGCTCGCTCGTCGGCGTCCCGATCGAGAAGTGA
- a CDS encoding PstS family phosphate ABC transporter substrate-binding protein — MTTSTLRRGSVPAAAVLSLALGLSACGGSNEADAGSGDSALSGEVLVDGSSTVQPLTAAAGEFFAEEEPGVNVSVGTSGTGGGFKVFCQGETDISNASRPIKDEEAALCEENGIDFTELQVATDALTVVVSADNDFISCLTTEELATLWGPDAEGTVTTWDQVNPEFPAERIELYGPGTDSGTFDYFTDEINGEEGVSRTDYNASEDDNVLVQGVSGSANAIGYFGYTYYEENAEALKAVEIDSGEGCVAPSAETAQDGSYTPWLVRCSSTSPTARRRTSPRSRRSSTSTRRTTTGSPRRPSTSR, encoded by the coding sequence TTGACGACCAGCACCCTGCGCCGCGGTTCCGTACCGGCGGCCGCCGTGCTCTCCCTCGCCCTTGGTCTCAGTGCCTGCGGCGGTTCCAACGAAGCGGACGCCGGCAGCGGCGACTCGGCTCTGTCCGGGGAGGTGCTCGTCGACGGCTCCTCCACGGTCCAGCCGCTGACGGCGGCCGCGGGTGAGTTCTTCGCCGAGGAGGAGCCCGGTGTCAACGTCTCGGTCGGCACCTCGGGCACCGGCGGCGGCTTCAAGGTCTTCTGCCAGGGCGAGACCGACATCTCGAACGCCTCGCGCCCGATCAAGGACGAGGAGGCCGCGCTCTGCGAGGAGAACGGCATCGACTTCACCGAGCTCCAGGTCGCCACCGACGCCCTGACCGTCGTCGTCTCCGCCGACAACGACTTCATCAGCTGCCTGACCACCGAGGAGCTGGCCACCCTGTGGGGGCCGGACGCTGAGGGCACCGTCACCACGTGGGACCAGGTGAACCCCGAGTTCCCGGCCGAGCGGATCGAGCTCTACGGCCCCGGTACCGACTCCGGGACCTTCGACTACTTCACCGACGAGATCAACGGTGAGGAGGGCGTGAGCCGTACCGACTACAACGCCTCCGAGGACGACAACGTGCTCGTCCAGGGTGTGTCCGGCTCGGCGAACGCGATCGGCTACTTCGGCTACACGTACTACGAGGAGAACGCCGAGGCGCTCAAGGCCGTCGAGATCGACAGCGGGGAGGGGTGTGTCGCGCCCAGCGCCGAGACCGCGCAGGACGGGTCCTACACCCCCTGGCTCGTCCGCTGTTCATCTACGTCTCCAACCGCTCGGCGGCGGACAAGCCCGAGGTCAAGGCGTTCGTCGACTTCTACGCGACGAACGACGACCGGATCGCCGAGGCGGCCCAGTACATCCCGCTGA
- a CDS encoding DUF1416 domain-containing protein — MCGAPKQGGSLAGIDLTTQTVIQGQVWHDGAPVAGAYVRLLNDTDEFTAEVVTSPEGEFRFFAAPGQWKVRSLAPVGKGERALDAEVGLNETTIVID, encoded by the coding sequence ATGTGCGGAGCACCGAAGCAGGGCGGTTCCCTCGCGGGCATCGACCTGACGACCCAGACGGTCATCCAGGGGCAGGTCTGGCACGACGGCGCCCCGGTGGCCGGTGCCTACGTCCGGCTCCTGAACGACACCGACGAGTTCACCGCCGAGGTGGTGACCAGCCCCGAGGGCGAGTTCCGGTTCTTCGCCGCCCCGGGGCAGTGGAAGGTCCGCAGCCTGGCGCCGGTCGGCAAGGGCGAGCGCGCGCTCGACGCCGAGGTGGGCCTGAACGAGACGACCATCGTCATCGACTGA
- a CDS encoding DUF4395 domain-containing protein, with protein MTAPARQVDVRAPRFAAALTSVVLAVALLTGSGWLVAAQAAAFAVGAFAGLRVAPYGVLFRVLVAPRLGPVREREPEAPPRFAQFVGLLFAVVGAAGYLAGAPVVGAVATGLALVAALLNAVTGFCLGCELYLTVRRVLPART; from the coding sequence ATGACTGCACCTGCCCGTCAGGTCGACGTGCGTGCCCCGCGCTTCGCCGCGGCTCTCACCTCCGTCGTCCTCGCCGTCGCGCTGCTCACCGGCAGCGGATGGCTGGTCGCCGCGCAGGCGGCCGCCTTCGCCGTCGGTGCGTTCGCCGGCCTCCGGGTCGCGCCCTACGGGGTGCTCTTCCGCGTCCTCGTCGCGCCCCGGCTCGGTCCGGTGCGCGAGCGGGAGCCGGAGGCGCCGCCGCGTTTCGCCCAGTTCGTGGGACTGCTCTTCGCCGTCGTGGGTGCGGCCGGCTACCTGGCCGGCGCGCCCGTCGTCGGCGCCGTCGCCACCGGCCTCGCGCTGGTCGCGGCTCTGCTCAACGCGGTCACGGGCTTCTGCCTGGGCTGCGAGCTCTACCTGACCGTCCGGCGGGTCCTGCCGGCCCGCACCTGA
- a CDS encoding LmeA family phospholipid-binding protein produces MKALLVVLLLLLGVAFVADRVVERWAEGYVADQLVEQAGLAAAPEVDARGFPFLTQAVAGRYEDVRISLSAEELRQPEGTRADVVLRGVQVPLSSVVSGSVQEVPVDRIDGTATLSYALLSEQLGRDTELTRDGDGLRITRTVEVLGQEVRLSAVGQVRLDGGALVADVREASGAGVEVPGFVLDRAVDLLDLRHPVPALPFGLELTGVRPAEDGVVIEVEATDTVLRAPE; encoded by the coding sequence GTGAAGGCGCTCCTCGTCGTCCTCCTCCTGCTGCTGGGGGTGGCGTTCGTCGCCGACCGGGTGGTCGAGCGCTGGGCCGAGGGATACGTCGCCGACCAGCTCGTCGAGCAGGCCGGCCTGGCGGCGGCCCCGGAGGTGGACGCCCGCGGCTTCCCGTTCCTGACCCAGGCGGTCGCGGGGCGGTACGAGGACGTGCGCATCTCGTTGAGCGCCGAGGAGCTGCGGCAGCCCGAGGGCACCCGCGCCGACGTCGTCCTGCGGGGCGTGCAGGTGCCGCTGTCGAGCGTCGTCTCGGGATCGGTGCAGGAGGTTCCGGTCGACCGCATCGACGGGACGGCGACGCTCTCGTACGCCCTGCTCTCCGAGCAGCTCGGCCGGGACACCGAGCTGACCCGGGACGGGGACGGCCTGCGCATCACCCGAACGGTCGAGGTTCTCGGCCAGGAGGTGCGGCTCTCCGCGGTGGGGCAGGTGAGACTGGACGGCGGGGCCCTGGTCGCCGACGTGCGGGAGGCCTCCGGGGCGGGCGTGGAGGTGCCGGGTTTCGTGCTGGATCGGGCGGTCGACCTGCTCGACCTGCGTCACCCCGTGCCCGCGCTGCCCTTCGGCCTGGAGCTCACCGGTGTCCGGCCGGCCGAGGACGGCGTGGTCATCGAGGTCGAGGCGACCGACACCGTGCTCCGTGCGCCGGAATAG